The genomic DNA GACGGAGATCGACGCGCCCCGCGCCACACGGCGACGTCAGGCGCCGGGGAAGCGCACGTAGGCCTCGACGAGCAGGCGCGCGAGCGCGTCGTCGTCAGGGCGCTCGTCGATGCGCCCGCGGGCGCGGAGGTCATCGACGAGGCGGTCGATCACGGCCTCCTGCGTCAGCGCGTCCGCCCCCGACGCGACCAGCGCGACCTCGTCTTCGTCGCGGTAGCAGTTGGCCTTCCACTGCACGGAGAGCCGAACCTCGGGCCAGCCGTAGCTCGCGAGCTCCTCGCCGTCTTTCGCGAGGTGCCAGCGCTCGTCGGCGTCGGAGAAGGTCAGGGTGCCCCCCGGCTCGACGGGCGGCGGAGGCGCGTCGTCTCCGCCCACGCGGTCGACGCCGTGGAACGTCCCGTCGACGTCGAGGTGGATTGCGGTGTTGAAGCGCGGCGAGACGGTCGCCGGCGCGGCGTCGGGGCCGTCCGGGTAGAACACGAAGTCGCCGCCCTCGCAGTCGTTGAAGAAGGCGACGCCGGCCGTGACGTGTTTGCGGTGCGACTCGAAGAGCCCCGAGTGGTGCATCACGACGAGGAACCACTCGGGCACCTTCCACTTGTCGAGCCCGCGGTACTCCGGCGTGTCGGTGTGCAGCGGCAGCTCCTGCCCCGGCAGCAGGATGTTCGCGTAGAGCATCGTCGGCCGCACGAGCGGGCGCCCGGTCAGCTCGGCGGCCGCGCTCGCGAGCTCGCTCGACTCGAGCACCGGCTCGATGCCGGGCAGCTGCACCTCGGAGTGCTCGAAGAAGACGCTGCGAAAGAGGTTGATGCGGCTCATCACCTTCGACGGGTCCTCGTGCCGACCGAAGCGCCCGCCCGTCATCAGGTGGTTCATCGCCGCGTCGTGCCGGCGCACCATGCCCGCGCCGAAGCCGTGCTCCACGGGGCCCTCGACATAGACACCGTAGGCGCCTCGCTGCGCGCAGAGCTGACGCACGCGCTCGGCCACGGGCGCCTCGAGGAAGGGGTCGAAGGTCTGATGAGTTCCCATGGCGTCGATCCTCCTGCCGCGTTGTACCCCCTCGCGCGCCCGCTTGTCCCGCGGGCCGAGGTGTCTCGCTGCCTCGTGGTCGACCTCACCACGCGCCCACGCGACGACCGAGGCGCTCTGCGCGCGCGCCTCGGAGACAACCAGCGGGCGGCTCGCGAGGTCGTCTCGCCCGTGCTCACGACCCGTGCTCACGAGAGGGGCGTCGGCGGGGAGCGCTTCGCCGCGGGGCGCCTCACCCGCGAGCGCGCCGTTGATGCTGAGCCACCGGCCGAGGAGCGCGGCGCGCTCGTCTCCGCGAACGCACGAGAGGCAGGGGCCGCGGACGAAGGGGCTCGATGTCGAGAAGCGGAGCCGCGTGCCGAGCTTCCTGGTGCGCGACGAGCGTCCCGCCGCGCAATCAGCCCCTCGGGAGAGCCACGTCCACGACGTGATGGTCACCGAAGAGGACGGGTCACCTATCCGGCCTTCACCTCCGGAAAGGCCTCACCCAGCAAGATCTCTCGGCCCTGGTCCACGTTCGCGGAGGTCAGCTTCCAGCGCTTCGGGTCCTCGAACTCGAAGAACATCTTCAAGGCCTTGTCGCGCCTCCGGATGGCGAGCAGGCACTTGATCCACGGCTCACCATCTTCCCCCGTGCTCAGCGCTCGGAAGCGCAGGAAGGCCCGGGCGGCGGTGCGCTGATCCGTGCCGAGACTGATGAGCCGGCGCTCCCTTCCGTAGTAGCGGAAGATCTCGCCACCGTAGCTCTGCCCGTCGGTGGGTTCGAACACCCATCCGGCGTAGTCCCACTCGTCGCCCTCTGCATTCGCCCGGCGCAAGAGGATACCGCCGACCTCGTGCACGAGATCCGTCTTCTCGCTCATGCCATTCCCTCACTCATCGAGCCGGACCATACTCCCACAACCGAGAAAACTCAGCTGAAACTGAGAACGGAAGCCTCGCAACTGGGTACGCCCAGTCAGATTGATATGCGATCTCGACTGGACTGGGAGATCTCAGTCAGTTTGATTGTCGTTCTCGGCTGGGTTGGGAAATCCCAGTTCATCTGAGAATGGAAATCGACTGAACTGGGAAATTCCAGTAGGTTTGATTTGCGTTCTCATCTGCCCTGGGAATTCCCAGTCAGTTCGAGAGACACTATCAACTGAACTGGGTGGGCCCAGTCCAGTTGATTCACTCTCTCAATCTCGCTGAGCGCTCCCAGTTGGAGGCCTGCGATCTGGCTTCGAGCTCGGTGCGGCCAGTCCGAGGCGCCGACGAGGCAGTTCGAGCTCGGTAGCCCCACCGAGACGGTCGGCGCGTGTCTCCGGACGTGGGCGAGGCATCAGCCCGCCTGGGGCCCGAAGTGCGGGTTGGTCTGGCGGACCACCGCCAGCGACGCGTGCTCGCCGCCGTACGCGTGTCCCGGGTACAGCTCCATGTCGTCGGGCAGCTTGGCTAGCCGCTGCGTGAGCGTGCGTCGCATCTCGTCGGGGTCACCGCCCGGGAGATCGACGCGACCGCAGCCCTGCAGGAACAGCGTGTCGCCTGCGACGAGCGCGTCACGGACCCGGAAGCACGACGACCCCGGCGTGTGCCCGGGCGTGTGCAGCAGCTCGATCTCCACCGCGCCGACCTCGATCTTGTCGTTGGCGGCGTGCCGGACGAAGTCGCTCTCGCTCAGGCCGGTGACCTTCCGGATGCCGTCGACCTCGAGCTCGTGCGCGTGCACCTTGCAAGGGTTGAGCGCCATCAGCTCAGCGAGGCCCTCGATGTCGATGCCGAAGATGTGCCCGCCGACGTGGTCCGGGTGGTAGTGCGTCGCGAGCGCGCCGGTGATCGTCATGCCGTCCTCGGCCGCGCGCTCCACGATGTCGCCGATGGCCCACGCCGGATCGACCACCACGCACTCTCCCGCGTCGCGGTCGCCGACGAGGTAGACGAAGTTCTGCATCTGCGCGCCGGCGGGGTTGCCCCGGCCGACGTCGCGGCCGACGAGGAGCTGGCGGATGTAGAGCGTGCGCATGGCGCCGATCTAATCTGCGCCCGGCGACCCGTCGAGGTTGCGCGGGGCGGCGGTCGAGCAGCCGACTCCCGTGACCCACTCCTCGCCCATCGTCACCGAGCGGATCATCGACGCTGCCCCCTGATCGGCTGGCGCGCCATCAGCGACGGAGAGGGGCCCGTCCTATCTTCCGGCCTCGTCTCCGCGGATCTCTTTCGG from Sandaracinaceae bacterium includes the following:
- a CDS encoding MBL fold metallo-hydrolase, whose protein sequence is MRTLYIRQLLVGRDVGRGNPAGAQMQNFVYLVGDRDAGECVVVDPAWAIGDIVERAAEDGMTITGALATHYHPDHVGGHIFGIDIEGLAELMALNPCKVHAHELEVDGIRKVTGLSESDFVRHAANDKIEVGAVEIELLHTPGHTPGSSCFRVRDALVAGDTLFLQGCGRVDLPGGDPDEMRRTLTQRLAKLPDDMELYPGHAYGGEHASLAVVRQTNPHFGPQAG